In one Limosilactobacillus oris genomic region, the following are encoded:
- a CDS encoding aldo/keto reductase encodes MNIQDNYLTLADGQQMPQEGFGLYKVDGKDTMTAAIQHAFEDGYRLFDTAQLYGNEAEVGTALKQLALPRDEIFVTTKVAEENQGYNRAITSVKESLQKLQLDYVDLLLVHWPIERSFFETWRAFEDMKKEGLTKSIGVSNFEMIHLQYLATQAHEMPVVDQIELHPLLTQKPLLKFNQDHQIITQAWSPLSRGAVLDQDVLKQIAARHQKSPAQVILRWHLQNGVSFIPKSVHEARIAQNADIYDFTLTPAEMAQIDALNNYQRTGREPELVYEYNRQY; translated from the coding sequence ATGAATATTCAAGATAACTACCTGACCCTAGCAGACGGTCAGCAAATGCCCCAAGAAGGCTTCGGCCTCTACAAGGTCGATGGTAAAGACACAATGACGGCGGCCATCCAGCACGCCTTTGAAGATGGCTACCGCCTTTTTGACACCGCCCAGCTCTACGGAAATGAAGCGGAGGTCGGGACAGCACTAAAGCAGCTTGCCCTGCCCCGCGATGAAATTTTCGTTACGACCAAGGTGGCCGAAGAAAACCAGGGCTACAACCGGGCCATTACCTCCGTCAAGGAATCGTTGCAAAAGCTCCAGTTAGACTACGTTGACCTGCTCCTGGTCCACTGGCCAATTGAACGGTCTTTCTTCGAAACCTGGCGGGCCTTTGAGGACATGAAGAAGGAGGGCCTCACCAAGTCGATCGGGGTCAGCAACTTTGAAATGATCCACCTTCAGTATCTGGCAACTCAGGCCCACGAGATGCCGGTCGTCGATCAAATCGAGCTCCACCCCCTGCTGACCCAAAAGCCCCTGCTCAAGTTCAACCAGGACCACCAGATTATTACCCAGGCGTGGAGTCCCCTCAGCCGGGGCGCGGTCCTCGACCAGGACGTCCTCAAGCAGATTGCGGCCCGGCACCAAAAGTCGCCAGCCCAGGTGATTCTCCGTTGGCACCTGCAAAACGGTGTTTCCTTTATTCCTAAGTCAGTCCACGAAGCCCGAATTGCCCAGAACGCTGATATCTATGACTTTACGCTGACCCCAGCGGAAATGGCCCAGATCGACGCCCTCAACAACTACCAGCGGACCGGGCGAGAACCTGAGTTAGTGTACGAGTACAACCGCCAATATTAA
- a CDS encoding zinc-dependent alcohol dehydrogenase family protein gives MTEQNETIPETMRAWAVTTPGPVDGDRAPLKLVEKPVPTPGRGEVLVKVLTCGVCHTDLHVTEGDLPVHREHVTPGHEIVGRVVAQGPETQRFALGERIGIPWFRHACGVCKFCRSGHENLCPHSVYTGWDHDGGYAEYVTVPEGFAYRIPERFDSLTAAPLLCAGIIGYRAFERANVPAGGHLGLYGFGGSAHITAQIALAQGIEVHVFTRGKDAQKFALELGCASAQGAYDPSPVPLDSAIMFAPVGGMVLPALASLVPGGTLALAGIHMSDVPTLNYQDYLFHEKTLTSVESNTRRDGEEFLTLADRLDIEPAVTKYPFEQADQALRHVKGGNIKGACVLRVSKE, from the coding sequence ATGACAGAACAAAACGAAACGATTCCGGAAACGATGCGGGCGTGGGCGGTCACCACTCCGGGGCCGGTCGACGGCGACCGGGCACCGCTTAAACTGGTGGAGAAACCCGTCCCGACGCCTGGCCGTGGAGAAGTGCTGGTTAAGGTCTTGACCTGTGGGGTTTGTCATACCGACCTCCACGTCACGGAGGGGGACCTGCCAGTTCACCGTGAACACGTGACACCAGGGCATGAAATCGTTGGGCGGGTCGTTGCCCAGGGACCGGAAACCCAACGCTTTGCCCTTGGTGAACGGATTGGGATTCCGTGGTTTCGGCATGCCTGTGGGGTCTGCAAGTTCTGCCGGTCTGGTCACGAAAACCTGTGCCCCCACTCCGTTTACACCGGCTGGGATCATGACGGCGGCTATGCCGAGTACGTAACTGTTCCAGAAGGCTTTGCCTACCGGATTCCGGAACGTTTCGATTCCTTAACCGCGGCGCCGCTATTGTGCGCGGGCATCATTGGCTACCGGGCCTTCGAACGGGCGAACGTTCCTGCCGGTGGGCACTTGGGCCTGTACGGCTTTGGCGGATCCGCACACATTACGGCCCAAATTGCCCTGGCTCAGGGGATTGAAGTCCACGTCTTTACCCGTGGCAAGGATGCCCAGAAGTTTGCCCTTGAGCTAGGCTGTGCCTCGGCGCAGGGGGCCTATGACCCGTCACCAGTGCCACTGGATTCCGCAATTATGTTTGCCCCCGTTGGCGGAATGGTCCTGCCGGCGTTAGCGAGCCTTGTTCCCGGGGGAACCCTGGCTCTTGCCGGTATCCACATGTCGGATGTACCAACGCTGAATTACCAGGACTACCTTTTTCACGAAAAGACGCTGACCAGTGTGGAAAGCAACACGCGGCGGGACGGAGAGGAATTCTTGACCCTGGCGGACCGGCTCGACATTGAACCAGCCGTGACGAAGTACCCGTTTGAGCAGGCGGACCAGGCCCTCCGCCACGTTAAGGGTGGCAACATCAAGGGTGCCTGCGTGCTCCGGGTTAGCAAAGAATAA
- a CDS encoding DUF2252 domain-containing protein: protein MTNPNLDIFDLKRLQLHQSKQELERTGRNIQQKVTSQDLSTFVPVDRDPVAAIQMTESKMIPELLPLRHQRMLASQFAFFRGTAELMERDLKEQHQSNIPIVISGDAHVNNFGFYASPERQLLFGLNDFDESRIGNWESDLKRLLVSAELVGEENGFNRDALKELLKLTTRTYRHAIKRANWMTLSEIFYSSFEINDIVTTINALGDGNAEMNYRLEKIMKKSQHSNSEEIVQKMGTTNELGQLVFKDNPPRAKHLGPLLYQQVVAGYNFYRQNAREDVRVLLANFHISDIIRYSVGVGSFGTRCYLIMLTGLDGSHIVLQVKEALPLRYNLLSLQVQEAIHNGIRAGRRIVTAQRVLQSSSDPFLASTRFGGRSYYVRQFRDMKESINVSKLDLDSFQLYCQVCALLLAMAHSQSPTSPMIRGYLKHQKVLDEGLANWSLQYVKQVIMDYQAFKQAVQKDKQQR from the coding sequence ATGACTAATCCTAATTTAGATATCTTTGACTTAAAACGGTTGCAGCTACACCAGAGTAAGCAGGAACTGGAACGCACCGGCCGCAACATCCAGCAAAAGGTGACCAGCCAGGACCTGAGTACCTTCGTCCCCGTCGACCGGGACCCCGTGGCAGCCATCCAGATGACCGAATCTAAAATGATTCCCGAACTGCTACCCCTGCGTCACCAACGGATGCTGGCAAGCCAATTTGCCTTTTTTCGGGGTACCGCGGAATTGATGGAACGCGATTTAAAAGAGCAGCACCAGAGCAATATCCCCATCGTCATCAGTGGGGACGCCCACGTCAATAACTTTGGCTTCTATGCCTCACCGGAACGACAACTGCTCTTTGGCCTCAACGACTTTGACGAATCCCGAATCGGCAACTGGGAGAGTGACCTGAAACGCCTCCTGGTCAGCGCCGAACTGGTCGGGGAAGAAAACGGCTTTAACCGCGACGCCCTCAAGGAACTTCTCAAGCTAACGACCAGGACCTACCGGCACGCTATTAAACGGGCCAACTGGATGACCCTCTCCGAAATTTTTTATTCTTCCTTTGAAATCAACGACATAGTCACTACCATCAACGCCCTCGGTGATGGCAACGCGGAAATGAATTACCGGCTCGAGAAAATTATGAAGAAGAGCCAGCACAGCAACTCCGAAGAAATCGTCCAAAAGATGGGGACCACCAACGAACTCGGCCAGCTGGTCTTCAAGGATAACCCGCCGCGGGCCAAGCATCTCGGCCCCCTCCTCTACCAGCAGGTGGTAGCAGGCTACAACTTCTACCGGCAAAACGCCCGCGAAGACGTCCGAGTCCTGCTCGCCAACTTCCATATTTCCGATATTATCCGTTACAGTGTCGGAGTTGGCAGCTTTGGGACTCGTTGCTACCTAATCATGCTGACCGGGCTGGACGGCAGCCACATCGTCCTTCAAGTCAAGGAGGCCCTTCCCCTTCGTTACAACCTCCTCAGCTTGCAGGTTCAAGAAGCAATTCACAATGGAATCCGGGCTGGGCGCCGAATCGTCACCGCCCAGCGGGTCCTGCAATCAAGTTCGGATCCCTTCCTGGCAAGTACCCGTTTTGGCGGCCGCAGCTATTACGTTCGCCAATTCCGTGACATGAAGGAATCAATCAACGTCAGCAAGCTGGACCTGGATAGTTTCCAGCTCTACTGTCAGGTCTGCGCCCTCCTGCTCGCCATGGCCCATTCCCAAAGTCCGACCTCGCCGATGATCCGCGGCTACCTCAAGCACCAAAAAGTTCTTGATGAAGGGCTGGCCAACTGGTCATTGCAGTATGTTAAACAAGTCATCATGGACTACCAGGCTTTCAAACAGGCTGTTCAGAAAGACAAACAGCAACGTTAA
- a CDS encoding aldose epimerase family protein, translating to MEIVKVPFGKFNGQPVTKFVLVNDHGVQAGILDFAGLLQSFKVPTKDGGLADMVLTSENLDEFTGNGFCTNRLIGRVAGRIADGKFQIDGQEYQVEQNEGKNTLHGGKNGFYNHIWHVDGTKLTDDAVSVTLSLTLTEEMDTFPGKMHVVATYTLDNDDNLSLQFSATSDANTLFNPTNHTYWNLSKAATPTIDDLTLYVNSSHHLAVDDGKIPTGEKVANAGTPFDFSKPTKLAEALQPMAATKENGFDDIWEVEPSLEKPVAVLADPESGRKMSLYSDRNGLVMYTMNSNDPTVYNHGEVQPHSGIAMEAQTLSDTPHHPEFGNVDLHPGEEKTYTIKWHVEY from the coding sequence ATGGAAATCGTAAAAGTACCTTTTGGCAAGTTTAACGGCCAGCCCGTTACCAAGTTTGTTTTGGTCAATGACCACGGCGTCCAAGCCGGGATCCTCGACTTTGCCGGCCTGCTGCAATCGTTTAAGGTGCCAACCAAGGACGGCGGATTAGCTGACATGGTCTTAACTTCAGAAAACCTGGACGAGTTTACCGGCAACGGCTTTTGTACCAACCGGCTGATTGGCCGGGTTGCGGGCCGGATTGCCGACGGTAAATTCCAAATTGACGGCCAGGAATACCAAGTAGAACAAAACGAGGGCAAAAACACCCTTCACGGTGGCAAAAACGGCTTCTACAATCACATCTGGCACGTCGACGGCACGAAGCTAACTGACGACGCCGTTTCAGTGACACTCAGCTTGACCCTGACCGAAGAAATGGATACTTTCCCGGGGAAGATGCATGTTGTTGCTACCTACACCTTGGATAACGACGACAACCTGAGCCTGCAATTTAGTGCCACTAGCGACGCCAATACGCTCTTCAACCCAACTAACCACACCTACTGGAACCTTTCCAAGGCCGCAACGCCAACAATTGATGACCTAACACTCTACGTTAACTCCAGCCACCACCTGGCGGTCGACGACGGCAAGATTCCAACCGGTGAAAAGGTCGCCAACGCCGGTACCCCATTTGACTTCAGCAAGCCGACTAAGCTGGCGGAGGCCCTCCAGCCAATGGCCGCGACCAAGGAAAATGGTTTTGACGACATCTGGGAAGTAGAACCAAGTCTGGAGAAACCAGTAGCCGTCCTGGCCGATCCGGAAAGCGGCCGCAAGATGAGCCTCTACTCCGACCGGAACGGGCTGGTAATGTACACGATGAACTCCAACGACCCGACGGTTTACAACCATGGTGAGGTTCAACCCCACAGTGGGATCGCCATGGAAGCCCAAACCCTATCGGACACGCCGCACCACCCAGAGTTCGGCAACGTTGATCTCCACCCAGGTGAAGAAAAGACCTACACCATTAAGTGGCACGTTGAATACTAA
- a CDS encoding D-alanyl-D-alanine carboxypeptidase family protein: MKKLIIKCLLVILSLNLSLLSLGGLVKADAGSFYQMKARSAYAIDAESGQVLYEKNAQKTYPVASVTKILTLAVIEQDIRAHKLNWNQKITASPAVAQMANDPRCSNVQLNAGEKYTVKQLVESMMLVSADGSTEALALADAGSTAVFNKKMQAVAHKAGVDDAKIYNMVGLPNSYMGAHALKGVDKDAENLFSAKDIALISKYLIEKYPETLRITSTKFADFDVSADHKEHMTNINSLLPQNGAAPKDWQIDGLKTGNTDEAGKCIVSTGTYAGRRVIVVALHTDGDWNDQSKMQKEFYEALSNGYQPVVLNSIKAFPKKLQQRHIVHAKKQHSTGLALTKKTAIWLPKNTSWAQTSPQLQLAKKHQSMTGQLEAPLTKGEQVGWIKLQPARMPEAKVPVQVTKTIKKTFF, encoded by the coding sequence ATGAAAAAATTGATTATTAAGTGTCTGCTCGTAATACTTAGCCTTAACCTCAGTCTACTCAGTCTCGGTGGGCTAGTGAAGGCGGACGCTGGCAGCTTTTATCAAATGAAGGCCCGGTCCGCCTATGCAATTGACGCGGAATCGGGTCAGGTATTGTACGAAAAGAATGCTCAGAAGACTTACCCGGTCGCCTCGGTTACCAAAATTCTGACCCTGGCCGTGATTGAACAGGATATCCGTGCCCACAAGCTGAACTGGAACCAAAAAATTACCGCTAGTCCGGCCGTGGCCCAGATGGCGAATGACCCCCGCTGTTCGAACGTTCAGCTGAACGCCGGTGAAAAGTATACCGTGAAACAGCTGGTTGAATCGATGATGCTTGTTTCAGCGGATGGCAGCACCGAGGCGTTGGCCCTCGCAGATGCCGGCAGCACCGCCGTTTTTAATAAGAAGATGCAGGCGGTGGCACATAAGGCGGGCGTGGATGACGCTAAGATTTATAACATGGTTGGTCTGCCGAACAGCTACATGGGTGCGCACGCCCTCAAAGGGGTCGACAAGGACGCGGAAAACCTCTTTTCAGCTAAGGATATCGCCCTGATTTCCAAGTACCTGATTGAAAAGTATCCGGAAACGCTGCGGATTACCTCGACCAAGTTTGCCGATTTCGACGTCAGTGCCGACCACAAGGAGCACATGACCAATATTAACTCCTTGCTTCCGCAGAACGGGGCCGCACCGAAGGACTGGCAGATCGACGGACTGAAAACCGGAAATACCGATGAGGCCGGTAAGTGTATCGTTTCAACCGGAACCTACGCGGGCCGGCGGGTCATCGTGGTGGCTCTGCATACGGATGGTGACTGGAATGACCAGTCCAAGATGCAAAAGGAATTTTATGAAGCCCTGTCCAACGGCTACCAGCCGGTGGTCCTCAATAGTATCAAGGCCTTTCCCAAGAAGCTGCAACAGCGCCATATCGTTCACGCCAAGAAGCAGCATTCGACGGGCTTGGCCCTGACTAAGAAGACGGCTATCTGGCTGCCAAAAAATACTTCTTGGGCACAAACCAGTCCGCAGCTGCAGCTGGCTAAGAAGCACCAATCAATGACTGGCCAGCTTGAAGCACCCCTGACGAAGGGGGAACAAGTCGGTTGGATTAAGCTGCAGCCGGCAAGAATGCCAGAGGCAAAGGTGCCAGTTCAGGTTACGAAGACGATTAAAAAAACATTCTTTTAG
- a CDS encoding plasmid pRiA4b ORF-3 family protein, whose amino-acid sequence MVIIAVDDLLAQHLHVNTRARFKGQLGNAQNWSVRVTGDFMIVMNNQLALPVIVRHPQRFNDSRSFMAAFKRQFLALLELSPIPHAKISLIRNAQFATVSFERGVNTAAARYLQNYADLLNDHQGTIDWSKQPSNAELALQLAEETWKKDPVSGEKLPIMDFFEDYAMMNFHLPAHPDFNEHNRTYLYRSSSLNDIMNAVAVNQQFLTDYRRLLDRHGKSDQIIDRDVDVAADYCSFCEANGISPLDDLALPYYYLLHYDERQDENISDTALKGIATGLREFARFMRAQQLFSDDDFSQFNQAVAQGWDALHSQQRTYHLQQLLRRIQLQFDRQRQNVRRPLDVARQNFRVRVELADYSPQMWREFEVSGDTRLDKLCFQVLTLFNVRGNHLFDLWAGTTGYQLPLLDSGYEETASLTKHWLGEFKAGDQLTLNYDFGDSWKFIIRLVATSGVPRRSNGDRAKLLAGFGRGIIEDIGGPTGLTQAAKDDLTLNQPLDIAAVQEHWGAAITSLQRHYE is encoded by the coding sequence ATGGTGATTATTGCAGTAGACGATTTGCTCGCCCAACACCTGCACGTTAACACGCGGGCACGGTTCAAGGGCCAGCTGGGTAATGCACAAAACTGGTCGGTTCGGGTGACGGGTGACTTCATGATTGTTATGAATAACCAACTAGCCCTGCCTGTAATCGTGCGCCACCCCCAGCGCTTTAATGATTCCCGGTCGTTCATGGCGGCGTTTAAGCGCCAATTTCTCGCCCTGCTGGAGCTTTCACCGATTCCGCACGCGAAAATCAGCCTGATTCGCAACGCTCAGTTTGCCACCGTGAGCTTTGAAAGGGGAGTCAACACGGCGGCGGCCCGCTACCTCCAGAATTACGCTGACCTGTTAAACGACCATCAGGGGACAATCGACTGGAGCAAGCAGCCTAGCAATGCCGAACTCGCTTTACAGCTGGCGGAGGAGACCTGGAAGAAGGATCCGGTATCAGGAGAAAAGCTGCCAATCATGGACTTCTTTGAAGACTACGCGATGATGAACTTTCACTTGCCAGCCCATCCCGACTTTAACGAGCATAACCGCACCTACCTCTACCGCTCCTCATCCTTAAACGATATTATGAACGCGGTGGCAGTCAACCAGCAGTTCTTGACGGACTACCGCCGCTTGCTCGATCGTCATGGCAAAAGTGACCAGATTATTGACAGGGATGTTGACGTGGCCGCGGACTACTGTTCATTTTGTGAGGCGAACGGGATCTCGCCCCTGGATGACTTGGCCTTACCGTATTATTACCTCCTCCACTATGATGAACGACAAGATGAAAACATTTCTGACACGGCCTTGAAGGGTATTGCGACCGGCTTGCGTGAGTTTGCTCGTTTTATGCGGGCGCAGCAGCTGTTTAGTGACGATGACTTCAGCCAGTTTAACCAGGCGGTGGCTCAGGGCTGGGACGCCCTCCATTCTCAGCAGCGGACCTACCACTTGCAGCAGTTGCTGCGACGGATTCAACTGCAATTTGACCGGCAGCGGCAGAACGTGCGGCGGCCCCTTGATGTGGCCCGGCAAAACTTCCGCGTGCGGGTCGAACTAGCCGATTATTCCCCGCAGATGTGGCGGGAATTTGAGGTTAGCGGGGATACCCGCCTCGACAAGTTGTGTTTTCAGGTCCTTACGCTCTTTAACGTCCGGGGCAACCACCTCTTTGACCTCTGGGCGGGGACAACTGGCTACCAGCTGCCGCTTTTGGACAGCGGCTATGAAGAGACGGCCAGCCTGACAAAGCACTGGCTTGGCGAATTTAAGGCGGGTGACCAGCTGACCCTTAACTACGACTTTGGTGATTCCTGGAAATTTATCATCCGGCTGGTGGCAACCTCTGGCGTACCCCGCCGTTCTAATGGTGACCGGGCAAAACTTCTGGCGGGGTTTGGCCGGGGAATCATTGAGGATATTGGCGGCCCGACTGGTTTGACACAGGCTGCTAAGGATGATTTGACACTCAACCAGCCCCTCGATATTGCCGCGGTTCAGGAACACTGGGGAGCGGCAATTACCAGCTTGCAGCGGCACTACGAATAG
- a CDS encoding MFS transporter, with translation MNNKHSIITKLAFLSVSLMVTSAYAIQGSLPQLKSALHISQTQSEYLVTTPSFAVMIFVVLSPLIQEWFHISDKKIIMAGVTIVGLAGIVPMFVDNYMTILISRLILGAGYGLYNSQAISMISVWYDGSERAQMLGWRAAAEQIGQACTLTIAGLFLSFAGWHGSFAVYFFAFLVLLFFAMRVPDDSKAQDDHVDEDSLAEELTESDQKEITKISPVVYLLVLFAFLLVVDYVGMENRFPGLSVAINGSHYTGSSMFLSLMLIGATLGGIFYGAIQKRLGFGTVYLGLGLMALSNFLFGFAGHNFALMVIGLLLIGFPLQLVSPLIFNLLPDLAPANRQPLVTSLCLIGFNFGSFFSPSIAEWTNHLLGQPTSGMGLAAPFPVYGVALIIIALIIFFATRHNAKQAQ, from the coding sequence ATGAATAATAAACATTCAATTATTACTAAGCTCGCGTTTCTATCGGTTTCACTGATGGTTACCAGTGCTTACGCTATTCAGGGGTCGCTTCCGCAGTTGAAATCCGCCCTGCACATCAGTCAGACCCAGTCTGAGTACCTGGTGACGACACCATCCTTTGCCGTAATGATTTTCGTGGTCCTCTCGCCACTCATCCAGGAATGGTTCCACATTTCGGATAAGAAGATCATCATGGCCGGGGTTACCATTGTCGGCTTAGCCGGGATTGTGCCAATGTTCGTTGACAACTACATGACAATCTTGATTTCCCGGTTGATTCTGGGTGCTGGTTATGGGTTATACAACTCCCAGGCCATTTCCATGATTTCCGTCTGGTACGATGGTTCTGAACGGGCTCAAATGCTCGGTTGGCGGGCTGCGGCGGAACAAATCGGTCAAGCCTGCACGCTGACCATTGCCGGACTCTTCCTGAGTTTCGCCGGTTGGCACGGCTCCTTCGCCGTCTACTTCTTTGCCTTCCTCGTCCTGCTCTTCTTCGCAATGCGGGTTCCCGACGACAGCAAGGCTCAGGATGATCACGTGGACGAAGACAGCCTGGCCGAAGAGCTGACTGAAAGCGACCAGAAAGAAATCACCAAGATCAGTCCGGTCGTTTACCTGCTGGTTCTGTTTGCCTTCCTGCTGGTCGTTGACTACGTGGGAATGGAAAACCGGTTCCCTGGTCTCTCCGTTGCGATTAACGGTAGCCACTACACCGGTTCCTCAATGTTCCTATCACTGATGCTGATTGGAGCCACTCTTGGTGGTATCTTCTACGGGGCAATTCAAAAGCGCCTCGGCTTCGGGACCGTTTACCTCGGTTTGGGACTGATGGCCCTGTCCAACTTCCTGTTTGGTTTTGCCGGTCACAACTTCGCCCTGATGGTTATCGGGCTGCTCTTGATCGGCTTCCCACTCCAGTTAGTTTCACCGTTGATTTTCAACCTGTTGCCTGACTTAGCACCCGCCAACCGGCAACCGCTCGTTACTTCACTGTGCCTGATTGGTTTCAACTTTGGTTCCTTCTTCTCACCATCAATTGCAGAATGGACGAACCACCTGCTTGGTCAACCAACCAGTGGGATGGGCTTAGCCGCACCGTTCCCGGTCTACGGCGTGGCCCTGATCATCATCGCCCTGATTATTTTCTTTGCAACCCGTCACAACGCTAAACAAGCGCAATAG
- a CDS encoding LysR substrate-binding domain-containing protein — MKIKDLEYYQKLVEYQNFSQVAAHFQVSQPTITMAIQRLEKDFGSAFFIRDHVHKQLHITPAGQQFANHVTVILNELRVAREEIARTQSTRIRFGLPPIIGNYYFPPLTPMLMRAKLMSHLDTYEHGSKELLRMLEQGQLDIALLGSLEALRQARLHTQEFARYPFKVIVGKNHPLARQKKVSFAALKNERFIVPGSEFFHEQAFKQMCHNAHFRPKVLFRTPDIHVIKAMVAENLGISFLTQLAIVPSDDVVVLAITDDDQPTFRLSLATRETEVLSADQQKLWQLLTEQAK; from the coding sequence ATGAAGATCAAGGATCTTGAATACTACCAAAAATTAGTCGAATACCAAAATTTTTCTCAGGTTGCTGCTCACTTCCAGGTCAGCCAGCCGACAATCACGATGGCCATTCAGCGCTTAGAAAAGGACTTTGGCAGTGCCTTTTTCATCCGGGACCACGTTCATAAGCAGCTGCACATCACACCAGCGGGCCAGCAGTTTGCCAACCACGTTACGGTCATCCTTAACGAACTCCGGGTGGCCCGGGAAGAAATTGCACGGACCCAGTCGACCCGGATTCGCTTTGGCCTACCGCCAATTATCGGCAACTACTACTTTCCCCCGCTCACCCCGATGCTGATGCGGGCCAAGCTGATGTCCCACCTCGATACCTATGAACACGGCTCCAAGGAGCTGTTGCGGATGCTGGAACAGGGCCAGCTGGACATTGCCCTCCTCGGCTCTCTAGAAGCCCTCCGCCAGGCCCGCCTGCACACCCAGGAATTTGCCCGCTATCCTTTTAAGGTCATCGTCGGCAAGAACCACCCGCTGGCCCGTCAGAAGAAGGTCTCTTTTGCTGCTCTTAAAAATGAACGTTTCATCGTTCCAGGAAGCGAATTTTTCCACGAACAGGCTTTCAAGCAGATGTGCCATAACGCCCATTTTCGCCCGAAGGTTCTTTTCCGCACACCCGACATCCACGTAATTAAGGCGATGGTGGCCGAAAATCTGGGGATTTCATTTCTGACCCAGCTGGCAATTGTCCCAAGTGACGATGTTGTTGTCCTCGCAATCACCGACGACGACCAGCCGACTTTCAGACTTTCACTGGCGACTCGGGAAACCGAGGTTCTCTCGGCCGACCAGCAAAAACTCTGGCAGCTATTGACGGAACAGGCGAAATAA
- a CDS encoding peptidylprolyl isomerase, with protein sequence MDYPQLDLTKAEGPQATIKTSLGEVKVQLFAKLAPKTVKNFVELAKKGYYNGVLFHRVIPDFMIQGGDPTGTGRGGESIYGEAFEDEFSDQLFNFNGALSMANAGPNTNGSQFFIVSASRVPANMLEQMKMVGYPQEIIDHYKETGGTPWLDHRHTVFGQVISGMEIVEKISKVDRDGMDKPKKDVMMNEITIEE encoded by the coding sequence ATGGATTATCCACAACTTGATTTAACCAAGGCGGAGGGGCCCCAGGCAACGATCAAGACTAGCTTAGGGGAGGTCAAAGTGCAGCTCTTTGCTAAGCTGGCACCGAAGACCGTTAAGAACTTTGTCGAGCTTGCCAAGAAGGGCTACTACAACGGGGTGCTTTTTCACCGGGTGATTCCCGACTTTATGATCCAGGGCGGGGATCCTACTGGTACCGGCCGCGGTGGTGAAAGCATCTATGGCGAGGCCTTCGAAGACGAGTTCAGCGACCAGCTTTTCAACTTTAATGGTGCCTTGTCCATGGCTAACGCCGGCCCGAACACGAACGGCAGTCAATTCTTCATCGTGTCCGCTAGCCGGGTGCCCGCAAATATGCTGGAGCAGATGAAGATGGTTGGTTACCCGCAGGAGATAATTGATCACTACAAGGAAACGGGCGGCACGCCATGGCTGGACCACCGGCACACCGTCTTTGGCCAGGTGATTTCCGGGATGGAGATTGTTGAAAAAATTAGCAAGGTCGACCGGGATGGCATGGATAAGCCAAAGAAAGACGTTATGATGAACGAAATTACAATTGAAGAATAG
- a CDS encoding serine hydrolase — protein MQPRTKRRKRTIWAIIIIILLAVWGIHRYGSLNSRLQNAWNKVIYTSNDNVGIAVYSPKTHRIYTGSNVPGHRFHMASTVKVAILAGMLVKQPNGLSDHQTSLAKEMIEQSDNDATTELFSDLGGRQGLQATFNRFGMNDSTANSNWGLSTTTPRDQIKLLNNIFYKSSLLTEQDQELIAKLMRNVEADQNWGISADSSNFAIKNGWLSYGKSKWMVNSIGYVKNDNGTDYTIAVYTDKNTTMQVGQQAVEQLARVTKSLMN, from the coding sequence ATGCAGCCACGGACTAAACGGCGCAAACGCACAATTTGGGCAATAATAATTATTATCCTGCTTGCGGTTTGGGGAATTCACCGTTACGGCTCCCTCAATAGTCGCTTACAGAATGCTTGGAACAAAGTCATCTATACTTCAAATGATAACGTGGGAATCGCGGTGTATTCGCCAAAGACCCACCGGATCTATACGGGGTCAAACGTCCCCGGCCACCGTTTCCACATGGCTAGCACCGTCAAGGTTGCGATCCTCGCCGGGATGCTGGTTAAACAGCCCAACGGCCTCAGCGACCACCAAACTAGCCTGGCCAAGGAAATGATTGAGCAGAGTGACAATGACGCCACCACGGAACTGTTCAGCGACCTCGGGGGACGCCAGGGACTGCAAGCCACGTTTAACCGCTTCGGGATGAACGATTCGACGGCCAACAGCAACTGGGGCTTATCAACGACAACGCCCCGTGACCAGATTAAACTGCTCAACAATATTTTTTACAAGTCCAGCCTCTTAACCGAACAGGACCAGGAATTGATTGCAAAGCTAATGCGCAATGTTGAGGCAGACCAGAACTGGGGAATCTCGGCCGACAGCAGCAACTTCGCCATCAAGAACGGGTGGCTGAGCTATGGCAAATCCAAGTGGATGGTTAACAGTATCGGTTACGTTAAAAATGACAATGGCACGGATTACACCATCGCCGTTTACACCGATAAAAACACCACCATGCAGGTCGGGCAGCAGGCAGTCGAGCAGTTAGCCCGGGTAACGAAGAGTCTGATGAACTAA